In Panicum virgatum strain AP13 chromosome 4N, P.virgatum_v5, whole genome shotgun sequence, a single window of DNA contains:
- the LOC120670959 gene encoding chitinase 1-like codes for MMRGRGAVLTAAVALVLLAVAMAMSTTVRAQQQCGSEAGGKLCPNCLCCSQWGYCGSTSDYCGDGCQSQCHGCDVASIISRSVFDDLLPYRDDALCPARGFYTYDAFIAAANAFPGFGTTGDAETRKRELVAFLAQTSHLTTGGGTHSPGGPYAWGYCFKEQVEDLRADYCRPSNRWPCVAGKQYYGRGPIQLTWNDNYGRAGEGIGGGLDLVNHPEPVANNTLLSFETAIWFWMTPQSPKPSCHDVMTGQWSPPSADVAAGRLPGYGLTTNIINGNQCGPGSSHYLDDNAVGFYKHFCDKLGVSYGENLDCRNQRPYDQDNKASSAFFIDETATAALDHADA; via the coding sequence ATGatgagagggagaggagcagTACTGACAGCGGCGGTGGCACTAGTGCTGCTGGCGGTGGCCATGGCCATGTCGACCACCGTGCGAGCCCAGCAGCAGTGCGGGTCCGAGGCCGGCGGCAAGCTGTGCCCCAACTGCCTCTGCTGCAGCCAATGGGGCTACTGCGGCTCCACCTCCGACTACTGCGGCGACGGCTGCCAGAGCCAGTGCCACGGCTGCGATGTCGCCTCCATAATCTCACGCTCCGTGTTCGATGACCTGCTGCCTTACCGCGACGACGCTCTGTGCCCTGCCCGCGGCTTCTACACGTACGACGCCTtcatcgccgccgccaacgcctTCCCCGGCTTCGGCACCACCGGCGACGCCGAGACCCGGAAGCGCGAGCTCGTCGCGTTCCTGGCGCAGACGTCGCACCTGACCACGGGCGGGGGCACGCACTCGCCCGGCGGCCCCTACGCCTGGGGCTACTGCTTCAAGGAGCAGGTGGAGGATTTGCGCGCCGACTACTGCAGGCCCAGCAACCGGTGGCCCTGCGTCGCCGGCAAGCAGTACTACGGCCGGGGCCCCATCCAGCTCACCTGGAACGACAACTACGGCCGGGCCGGGGAGGgcatcggcggcggcctggacctGGTCAACCACCCGGAGCCGGTGGCCAACAACACCCTGCTGTCCTTCGAGACGGCCATCTGGTTCTGGATGACGCCGCAGTCCCCCAAGCCGTCGTGCCACGACGTGATGACGGGGCAGTGGAGCCCCCCCTCCGCCGACGTGGCCGCGGGGCGCCTGCCGGGGTACGGCCTCACCACCAACATCATCAACGGCAACCAGTGCGGCCCCGGCAGCAGCCACTACCTTGACGACAACGCAGTCGGCTTCTACAAGCACTTCTGCGACAAGCTTGGCGTGAGCTACGGCGAGAACCTGGACTGCCGCAACCAGAGGCCCTACGACCAAGACAACAAAGCGTCGTCAGCATTTTTCATTGATGAAACAGCTACTGCGGCCTTGGATCACGCTGATGCCTAA